A region from the Danaus plexippus chromosome 26, MEX_DaPlex, whole genome shotgun sequence genome encodes:
- the LOC116774255 gene encoding AT-rich interactive domain-containing protein 2 isoform X6: MPNEQDFAVNVCTVLAADHSNRLPLSTTPHILDFLLAHAGVYNHSSLRDTIGRSYFESRGRYPHEFWSERAGGGGARELADETKFTGDQPELVVQALAAHNTLTDCLMLAGGEEENMEKIVEDDTEDWVTEPSEEDQLFAPTLPGGATCVYTQRVLQIASIVRSLSFHEENVQYLARNTTLIRFLLLCANCWVGTLRQSGLDTLGNVAAELIIKDPATCLISRHVLSTIQSALVSQDRARVLAALELLNKLAQNEVNEEALLKALESKVYSDVCALLTLRDIMVLVCTLECVYALTGLGDRACEAVARVPGLLHTLVSLVTVEAQSYGPRACILMRVVETVSGPPAVDHVQPHTVQNNIPSQQVQAPKPQVEPPVASPAAATHTQPTTLQQSHMQQRTVQENEHFAQAWLRATYEALPASDNSACDAADVYRQYLACCTKLARKGVIAPAHFPRLVRTVFGGTVGPNTVSTSTGETQHVYIGIRAKNIANRSNPPVGPSSPILKAQLTNKPSATVETKPVVTQLQTPAQTADNSNTSLIKHLLAHKVAQRQQSQQRLPTSGTVVVQTSTATSLQNMEVDPEALIKCTTIIPGTVTSTSVQEKIVVSASDEVMVQKDEPVQIQIDDQAQLTIKTAQNKMLADLLEKKSNPPVQVVQMGQQINAPTIQITETGQIVQVKSENMIQLSDSVQPSAPFFQIKNEQGQLIQIKNDQGQIIQLKSDQLQGMIQIKNDQGQIVQIKNDNLAQLLQSGVIQKNEKDIAESVVTDHSYTEPPNKKIKVEDKAENPPESVSKTAANLYAALAASLQDEDDLLPPKQEPVDVIQPSVLVGTPENQSVLIQEPILQVQQPTLQVQQPTLQVQQPSLQVQQPTIQMQQPALQVQVQQPLQVQQPMLQVQPMDVQNIMSQAGQIILQEKQVATQQTQFVQQPMQLIAAPSTSQGGLSYIAQNIPGNMMQKTIIIVQGTGGGPLTLTVNNPSGLDEATLNSLIAQATEAITQQQIIQNSGVIQSQRVIVSQSALVSSSQPIMLKTSITQNPPQLTPSQQPIITSQPQPHKAQIVNPQQIVVTQKQPPGIISTSSGNQIVSTIVGSNQQIIQGNQQLLQGNQQIIAVSNNQQIIVNTPMKPTHRVVQASRNQVTTVVTSNQAVVTTDTKTVQSSAKPQSVMRQVITRQPVMVGNTKIGDKEMVVTQPVTEKIQQPKKIETPPPQTPLQTQPPTTPGSEDTPWICHWRGCGKTFSSSSEVFTHVARTHCPSTAGGEAPCMWLDCDRVPRKTFALLNHLTDKHCTPNALKAIFNSRRHTASEAESGKPMSVGYPPNAALAALNKHAADMFNPRELMHRADVTRTPDASDENEGPVTKSIRLTAALILRNIVIYSNTGRRLLRSYEAHLASIALSNVEASRTISQVLYDMNNI, encoded by the exons ATGCCGAATGAACAGGATTTTGCTGTTAACGTTTGCACAGTATTAGCCGCTGATCATTCTAACCGGCTTCCGTTGAGCACAACACCTCATATACTGGATTTCTTGCTAGCTCATGCTGGAGTTTATAATCACT cgAGCCTCCGAGATACAATCGGCCGTTCATACTTCGAATCTCGCGGTCGGTATCCCCACGAGTTCTGGTCGGAGCGAGCTGGTGGTGGCGGGGCGAGGGAACTGGCCGACGAGACGAAGTTCACCGGGGATCAACCTGAACTGGTCGTGCAGGCATTGGCTGCACATAACACACTCACGGATTGTCTGATGCTGGCTGGTGGTGAAGAAGAGAATATGGAGAAGATTGTTGAGGAT GACACCGAGGATTGGGTGACGGAACCTTCAGAGGAAGATCAGCTGTTTGCTCCGACGTTACCAGGAGGCGCCACATGTGTTTACACACAACGTGTACTACAGATAGCTAGCATCGTACGAAGCCTGTCCTTTCACGAGGAGAATGTACAGTACTTAGCCAGGAATACCACTCTTATAAG ATTCTTACTGCTATGCGCTAACTGTTGGGTGGGAACTCTTCGTCAGAGCGGTCTAGACACGCTCGGTAACGTTGCTGCCGAGCTCATTATTAAA GACCCCGCGACATGTTTGATATCTCGTCATGTTCTATCAACCATACAATCTGCGCTCGTATCTCAAGATCGTGCTAGAGTGTTGGCAGCACTGGAGCTCTTGAATAAATTGGCACAGAACGAAGTCAACGAGGAAGCATTACTCAAAGCATTGGAATCaaaa GTGTATAGCGACGTGTGTGCTCTGCTCACCCTCCGTGATATAATGGTGTTGGTCTGCACCCTGGAGTGTGTATACGCCCTTACCGGCCTCGGAGACCGCGCGTGTGAGGCGGTCGCACGTGTACCGGGACTGCTACACACACTCGTCTCACTGGTTACTGTTgag GCTCAGAGCTACGGTCCCCGCGCGTGTATCCTCATGCGTGTGGTGGAGACGGTTAGCGGTCCGCCCGCGGTGGACCACGTGCAACCACACACAGTACAGAACAATATC CCCTCCCAACAGGTTCAAGCCCCAAAGCCTCAAGTGGAACCCCCCGTGGCGTCCCCCGCAGCCGCCACCCACACACAGCCTACTACACTACAACAATCCCACATGCAACAACGTACTGTACaa gaAAACGAGCACTTCGCCCAAGCGTGGCTCCGCGCTACTTACGAAGCTCTGCCCGCGTCGGACAACAGCGCGTGCGATGCTGCGGACGTGTACAGGCAGTACCTCGCGTGCTGCACCAAACTGGCTCGCAAGGGAGTCATCGCACCAGCGCACTTCCCGCGACTTGTCAG gacGGTGTTCGGCGGCACGGTTGGGCCAAACACAGTGAGCACTTCTACGGGTGAAACACAACATGTGTACATCGGCATACGAGCGAAGAACATAGCAAATAGAAGTAATCCGCCTGttg GTCCGTCGTCACCTATATTAAAAGCTCAACTCACTAACAAGCCGAGCGCGACCGTTGAAACAAAGCCGGTCGTGACGCAACTGCAG ACGCCAGCGCAGACCGCGGACAACAGCAACACGTCGCTTATCAAACACCTGTTAGCGCACAAA GTCGCCCAGAGACAGCAAAGCCAACAACGTCTACCGACCTCTGGAACAGTGGTTGTACAAACATCTACAGCG ACATCGCTCCAGAATATGGAGGTGGATCCAGAAGCGCTCATCAAATGTACGACGATAATACCCGGAACCGTCACCAGCACATCTGTTCAGGAGAAG attGTAGTGAGCGCTTCCGACGAAGTTATGg TACAAAAAGACGAACCAGTTCAAATACAGATAGACGATCAGGCTCAATTGACTATA AAAACAGCACAGAACAAGATGCTGGCTGATCTCCTTGAGAAAAAATCAAACCCACCAGTACAGGTTGTACAGATGGGACAACAAATAAATGCACCAACTATACAAATAACGGAAACAGGACAAATAGTTCAAGTTAAATCGGAAAATATGATACAGTTATCGGATTCCGTACAACCGAGCGCGCcgttttttcaaattaagaaCGAGCAAGGACAACTGATACAGATCAAAAACGACCAAGGACAGATTATACAACTCAAAAGCGACCAATTACAGGGCATGATTCAAATTAAGAACGACCAAGGTCAGATcgtacagattaaaaatgacAATCTAGCACAGTTATTACAGTCTGGTGTTATACAGAAGAATGAGAAGGACATAGCGGAAAGTGTTGTGACGGATCACTCGTATACGGAACCACCGAACAAGAAAATCAAAGTCGAAGACAAGGCAGAG AATCCCCCGGAAAGCGTTTCAAAGACTGCTGCCAATCTGTACGCGGCCTTAGCTGCCAGCCTCCAGGATGAAGACGATCTG CTTCCACCGAAACAAGAACCCGTGGATGTTATTCAGCCATCAGTATTAGTCGGTACTCCGGAGAACCAATCAGTTTTGATACAAGAACCTATATTACAG GTGCAGCAACCAACATTACAAGTGCAACAACCAACATTACAAGTGCAGCAACCGTCGTTACAAGTGCAGCAACCCACGATACAGATGCAGCAACCGGCGTTACAGGTACAG GTACAGCAGCCCTTACAAGTTCAACAGCCGATGCTGCAAGTTCAACCAATGGATGTACAGAATATCATGTCCCAGGCTGGACAGATTATATTGCAGG aaAAACAGGTCGCTACTCAGCAGACGCAGTTTGTACAACAGCCCATGCAACTTATAGCAGCACCAAGCACATCAcaag GTGGTTTGAGTTACATAGCGCAAAACATACCCGGTAATATGATGCAGAAAACCATCATAATAGTTCAGGGTACTGGAGGTGGTCCTCTCACACTAACG gtTAACAATCCCTCTGGTTTGGACGAGGCCACGCTAAACTCGCTCATAGCGCAGGCGACTGAGGCGATAACACAGCAGCAAATTATTCAG AACTCAGGAGTGATACAATCACAAAGGGTGATAGTCAGTCAGTCAGCGCTAGTCAGCTCGTCACAACCCATAATGCTGAAAACTTCCATCACACAG AATCCACCTCAACTGACGCCAAGCCAGCAACCTATAATAACATCTCAACCACAACCTCACAAAGCACAAATCGTTAACCCTCAACAAATCGTCGTCACCCAAAAACAACCACCTGGTATAATAAGTACGTCATCTGGCAACCAGATCGTTAGCACTATAGTTGGTAGCAACCAGCAAATAATCCAAGGAAATCAGCAGTTACTTCAGGGTAACCAACAAATAATAGCGGTTTCCAACAACCAGCAAATAATAGTTAACACTCCAATGAAACCAACTCATAGAGTTGTCCAAGCATCAAGGAACCAGGTTACAACAGTTGTGACCAGTAACCAGGCTGTCGTCACAACTGATACAAAAACTGTTCAGAGTTCAGCG AAACCTCAATCGGTGATGCGACAGGTTATAACTCGACAACCAGTCATGGTCGGCAATACCAAGATCGGTGACAAAGAAATGGTGGTCACGCAACCTGTAACTGAG AAGATTCAACAACCAAAGAAGATAGAAACTCCACCGCCACAGACGCCACTTCAGACACAGCCGCCTACGACGCCAGGGTCTGAGGACACGCCCTGGATCTGTCACTGGAGGGGATGCGGGAA AACGTTCTCCAGTTCGTCCGAGGTGTTCACTCACGTGGCTCGGACCCACTGTCCCAGTACAGCCGGCGGTGAAGCCCCCTGTATGTGGCTAGACTGTGATCGAGTCCCACGGAAGACATTTGCCTTACTAAACCATCTCACTGACAAACATTGTACTCCAAAT GCTCTCAAAGCAATATTCAATTCCCGTCGTCACACCGCGAGCGAGGCCGAGTCTGGTAAGCCTATGTCAGTGGGATATCCGCCGAACGCAGCGTTGGCGGCCTTGAACAAACACGCGGCCGATATGTTCAATCCCAGGGAGCTTATG CACCGGGCCGATGTGACCCGCACGCCGGACGCTTCG GATGAAAACGAAGGCCCAGTTACGAAAAGCATTCGACTAACAGCGGCACTTATTCTCAGAAACATAGTTATTTACTCAAACACTGGTAGAAG attACTACGTTCATACGAAGCGCATTTGGCGTCAATAGCCCTCAGCAATGTGGAGGCATCGCGAACTATCTCCCAAGTTCTGTACGATATGAACAATATATGA
- the LOC116774255 gene encoding AT-rich interactive domain-containing protein 2 isoform X5, with product MPNEQDFAVNVCTVLAADHSNRLPLSTTPHILDFLLAHAGVYNHSSLRDTIGRSYFESRGRYPHEFWSERAGGGGARELADETKFTGDQPELVVQALAAHNTLTDCLMLAGGEEENMEKIVEDDTEDWVTEPSEEDQLFAPTLPGGATCVYTQRVLQIASIVRSLSFHEENVQYLARNTTLIRFLLLCANCWVGTLRQSGLDTLGNVAAELIIKDPATCLISRHVLSTIQSALVSQDRARVLAALELLNKLAQNEVNEEALLKALESKVYSDVCALLTLRDIMVLVCTLECVYALTGLGDRACEAVARVPGLLHTLVSLVTVEAQSYGPRACILMRVVETVSGPPAVDHVQPHTVQNNIPSQQVQAPKPQVEPPVASPAAATHTQPTTLQQSHMQQRTVQENEHFAQAWLRATYEALPASDNSACDAADVYRQYLACCTKLARKGVIAPAHFPRLVRTVFGGTVGPNTVSTSTGETQHVYIGIRAKNIANRSNPPVGPSSPILKAQLTNKPSATVETKPVVTQLQTPAQTADNSNTSLIKHLLAHKVSAAHTHVAQRQQSQQRLPTSGTVVVQTSTATSLQNMEVDPEALIKCTTIIPGTVTSTSVQEKIVVSASDEVMVQKDEPVQIQIDDQAQLTIKTAQNKMLADLLEKKSNPPVQVVQMGQQINAPTIQITETGQIVQVKSENMIQLSDSVQPSAPFFQIKNEQGQLIQIKNDQGQIIQLKSDQLQGMIQIKNDQGQIVQIKNDNLAQLLQSGVIQKNEKDIAESVVTDHSYTEPPNKKIKVEDKAENPPESVSKTAANLYAALAASLQDEDDLLPPKQEPVDVIQPSVLVGTPENQSVLIQEPILQQPTLQVQQPTLQVQQPSLQVQQPTIQMQQPALQVQQPLQVQQPMLQVQPMDVQNIMSQAGQIILQEKQVATQQTQFVQQPMQLIAAPSTSQGGLSYIAQNIPGNMMQKTIIIVQGTGGGPLTLTVNNPSGLDEATLNSLIAQATEAITQQQIIQNSGVIQSQRVIVSQSALVSSSQPIMLKTSITQNPPQLTPSQQPIITSQPQPHKAQIVNPQQIVVTQKQPPGIISTSSGNQIVSTIVGSNQQIIQGNQQLLQGNQQIIAVSNNQQIIVNTPMKPTHRVVQASRNQVTTVVTSNQAVVTTDTKTVQSSAKPQSVMRQVITRQPVMVGNTKIGDKEMVVTQPVTEKIQQPKKIETPPPQTPLQTQPPTTPGSEDTPWICHWRGCGKTFSSSSEVFTHVARTHCPSTAGGEAPCMWLDCDRVPRKTFALLNHLTDKHCTPNALKAIFNSRRHTASEAESGKPMSVGYPPNAALAALNKHAADMFNPRELMHRADVTRTPDASDENEGPVTKSIRLTAALILRNIVIYSNTGRRLLRSYEAHLASIALSNVEASRTISQVLYDMNNI from the exons ATGCCGAATGAACAGGATTTTGCTGTTAACGTTTGCACAGTATTAGCCGCTGATCATTCTAACCGGCTTCCGTTGAGCACAACACCTCATATACTGGATTTCTTGCTAGCTCATGCTGGAGTTTATAATCACT cgAGCCTCCGAGATACAATCGGCCGTTCATACTTCGAATCTCGCGGTCGGTATCCCCACGAGTTCTGGTCGGAGCGAGCTGGTGGTGGCGGGGCGAGGGAACTGGCCGACGAGACGAAGTTCACCGGGGATCAACCTGAACTGGTCGTGCAGGCATTGGCTGCACATAACACACTCACGGATTGTCTGATGCTGGCTGGTGGTGAAGAAGAGAATATGGAGAAGATTGTTGAGGAT GACACCGAGGATTGGGTGACGGAACCTTCAGAGGAAGATCAGCTGTTTGCTCCGACGTTACCAGGAGGCGCCACATGTGTTTACACACAACGTGTACTACAGATAGCTAGCATCGTACGAAGCCTGTCCTTTCACGAGGAGAATGTACAGTACTTAGCCAGGAATACCACTCTTATAAG ATTCTTACTGCTATGCGCTAACTGTTGGGTGGGAACTCTTCGTCAGAGCGGTCTAGACACGCTCGGTAACGTTGCTGCCGAGCTCATTATTAAA GACCCCGCGACATGTTTGATATCTCGTCATGTTCTATCAACCATACAATCTGCGCTCGTATCTCAAGATCGTGCTAGAGTGTTGGCAGCACTGGAGCTCTTGAATAAATTGGCACAGAACGAAGTCAACGAGGAAGCATTACTCAAAGCATTGGAATCaaaa GTGTATAGCGACGTGTGTGCTCTGCTCACCCTCCGTGATATAATGGTGTTGGTCTGCACCCTGGAGTGTGTATACGCCCTTACCGGCCTCGGAGACCGCGCGTGTGAGGCGGTCGCACGTGTACCGGGACTGCTACACACACTCGTCTCACTGGTTACTGTTgag GCTCAGAGCTACGGTCCCCGCGCGTGTATCCTCATGCGTGTGGTGGAGACGGTTAGCGGTCCGCCCGCGGTGGACCACGTGCAACCACACACAGTACAGAACAATATC CCCTCCCAACAGGTTCAAGCCCCAAAGCCTCAAGTGGAACCCCCCGTGGCGTCCCCCGCAGCCGCCACCCACACACAGCCTACTACACTACAACAATCCCACATGCAACAACGTACTGTACaa gaAAACGAGCACTTCGCCCAAGCGTGGCTCCGCGCTACTTACGAAGCTCTGCCCGCGTCGGACAACAGCGCGTGCGATGCTGCGGACGTGTACAGGCAGTACCTCGCGTGCTGCACCAAACTGGCTCGCAAGGGAGTCATCGCACCAGCGCACTTCCCGCGACTTGTCAG gacGGTGTTCGGCGGCACGGTTGGGCCAAACACAGTGAGCACTTCTACGGGTGAAACACAACATGTGTACATCGGCATACGAGCGAAGAACATAGCAAATAGAAGTAATCCGCCTGttg GTCCGTCGTCACCTATATTAAAAGCTCAACTCACTAACAAGCCGAGCGCGACCGTTGAAACAAAGCCGGTCGTGACGCAACTGCAG ACGCCAGCGCAGACCGCGGACAACAGCAACACGTCGCTTATCAAACACCTGTTAGCGCACAAAGTAAGCGCTGCTCACACACAC GTCGCCCAGAGACAGCAAAGCCAACAACGTCTACCGACCTCTGGAACAGTGGTTGTACAAACATCTACAGCG ACATCGCTCCAGAATATGGAGGTGGATCCAGAAGCGCTCATCAAATGTACGACGATAATACCCGGAACCGTCACCAGCACATCTGTTCAGGAGAAG attGTAGTGAGCGCTTCCGACGAAGTTATGg TACAAAAAGACGAACCAGTTCAAATACAGATAGACGATCAGGCTCAATTGACTATA AAAACAGCACAGAACAAGATGCTGGCTGATCTCCTTGAGAAAAAATCAAACCCACCAGTACAGGTTGTACAGATGGGACAACAAATAAATGCACCAACTATACAAATAACGGAAACAGGACAAATAGTTCAAGTTAAATCGGAAAATATGATACAGTTATCGGATTCCGTACAACCGAGCGCGCcgttttttcaaattaagaaCGAGCAAGGACAACTGATACAGATCAAAAACGACCAAGGACAGATTATACAACTCAAAAGCGACCAATTACAGGGCATGATTCAAATTAAGAACGACCAAGGTCAGATcgtacagattaaaaatgacAATCTAGCACAGTTATTACAGTCTGGTGTTATACAGAAGAATGAGAAGGACATAGCGGAAAGTGTTGTGACGGATCACTCGTATACGGAACCACCGAACAAGAAAATCAAAGTCGAAGACAAGGCAGAG AATCCCCCGGAAAGCGTTTCAAAGACTGCTGCCAATCTGTACGCGGCCTTAGCTGCCAGCCTCCAGGATGAAGACGATCTG CTTCCACCGAAACAAGAACCCGTGGATGTTATTCAGCCATCAGTATTAGTCGGTACTCCGGAGAACCAATCAGTTTTGATACAAGAACCTATATTACAG CAACCAACATTACAAGTGCAACAACCAACATTACAAGTGCAGCAACCGTCGTTACAAGTGCAGCAACCCACGATACAGATGCAGCAACCGGCGTTACAGGTACAG CAGCCCTTACAAGTTCAACAGCCGATGCTGCAAGTTCAACCAATGGATGTACAGAATATCATGTCCCAGGCTGGACAGATTATATTGCAGG aaAAACAGGTCGCTACTCAGCAGACGCAGTTTGTACAACAGCCCATGCAACTTATAGCAGCACCAAGCACATCAcaag GTGGTTTGAGTTACATAGCGCAAAACATACCCGGTAATATGATGCAGAAAACCATCATAATAGTTCAGGGTACTGGAGGTGGTCCTCTCACACTAACG gtTAACAATCCCTCTGGTTTGGACGAGGCCACGCTAAACTCGCTCATAGCGCAGGCGACTGAGGCGATAACACAGCAGCAAATTATTCAG AACTCAGGAGTGATACAATCACAAAGGGTGATAGTCAGTCAGTCAGCGCTAGTCAGCTCGTCACAACCCATAATGCTGAAAACTTCCATCACACAG AATCCACCTCAACTGACGCCAAGCCAGCAACCTATAATAACATCTCAACCACAACCTCACAAAGCACAAATCGTTAACCCTCAACAAATCGTCGTCACCCAAAAACAACCACCTGGTATAATAAGTACGTCATCTGGCAACCAGATCGTTAGCACTATAGTTGGTAGCAACCAGCAAATAATCCAAGGAAATCAGCAGTTACTTCAGGGTAACCAACAAATAATAGCGGTTTCCAACAACCAGCAAATAATAGTTAACACTCCAATGAAACCAACTCATAGAGTTGTCCAAGCATCAAGGAACCAGGTTACAACAGTTGTGACCAGTAACCAGGCTGTCGTCACAACTGATACAAAAACTGTTCAGAGTTCAGCG AAACCTCAATCGGTGATGCGACAGGTTATAACTCGACAACCAGTCATGGTCGGCAATACCAAGATCGGTGACAAAGAAATGGTGGTCACGCAACCTGTAACTGAG AAGATTCAACAACCAAAGAAGATAGAAACTCCACCGCCACAGACGCCACTTCAGACACAGCCGCCTACGACGCCAGGGTCTGAGGACACGCCCTGGATCTGTCACTGGAGGGGATGCGGGAA AACGTTCTCCAGTTCGTCCGAGGTGTTCACTCACGTGGCTCGGACCCACTGTCCCAGTACAGCCGGCGGTGAAGCCCCCTGTATGTGGCTAGACTGTGATCGAGTCCCACGGAAGACATTTGCCTTACTAAACCATCTCACTGACAAACATTGTACTCCAAAT GCTCTCAAAGCAATATTCAATTCCCGTCGTCACACCGCGAGCGAGGCCGAGTCTGGTAAGCCTATGTCAGTGGGATATCCGCCGAACGCAGCGTTGGCGGCCTTGAACAAACACGCGGCCGATATGTTCAATCCCAGGGAGCTTATG CACCGGGCCGATGTGACCCGCACGCCGGACGCTTCG GATGAAAACGAAGGCCCAGTTACGAAAAGCATTCGACTAACAGCGGCACTTATTCTCAGAAACATAGTTATTTACTCAAACACTGGTAGAAG attACTACGTTCATACGAAGCGCATTTGGCGTCAATAGCCCTCAGCAATGTGGAGGCATCGCGAACTATCTCCCAAGTTCTGTACGATATGAACAATATATGA